From a region of the Erythrobacter neustonensis genome:
- a CDS encoding DUF4159 domain-containing protein: MTRAGFLRLAASIAGGALLGGPLAAAQRAGGAAAGGYDFWFTRLRYNSGDWDVDQRMPANILTSLVDYTSLRVDPKEHVVDLADPAMLSAPFCYLAGHKAVEFSGVEARNFERYVRNGGFVFVDDCNHDIDGLFAKSFEMQMGRIFGGDALKKLPNSHPLYSSFFKFDGPPATSFELNGWGDDLVHDYLKGITINGRLGLLYSNKDYGCEWDYDWRNKRFLAVDNTRFAVNIVMYALTN, from the coding sequence ATGACCCGCGCCGGCTTTCTCCGGCTTGCTGCCTCAATAGCTGGCGGTGCGCTGCTGGGCGGGCCGCTGGCCGCTGCTCAGCGAGCGGGCGGGGCTGCGGCGGGCGGCTATGATTTCTGGTTCACGCGGCTGCGCTACAATTCGGGCGATTGGGATGTCGACCAGCGCATGCCTGCCAACATCCTCACCTCGCTGGTCGATTACACCAGCCTGCGGGTCGACCCCAAGGAGCATGTCGTCGACCTTGCCGATCCGGCGATGCTGTCCGCCCCGTTCTGCTATCTGGCCGGGCACAAGGCGGTCGAGTTTTCGGGTGTCGAGGCGCGCAATTTCGAACGCTATGTCAGGAATGGCGGCTTCGTGTTCGTGGATGATTGCAACCACGATATCGACGGGCTTTTCGCCAAATCCTTCGAGATGCAGATGGGCCGCATTTTCGGAGGCGACGCCTTGAAGAAGTTGCCTAACAGCCACCCGCTCTACTCGAGTTTCTTCAAGTTCGACGGGCCGCCGGCGACGTCCTTCGAGTTGAACGGTTGGGGCGACGATCTCGTCCATGACTACCTGAAGGGCATCACCATCAATGGTCGGCTCGGCTTGCTCTACAGCAACAAGGATTACGGCTGCGAATGGGATTACGACTGGCGCAACAAGCGTTTCCTTGCCGTCGACAACACGCGCTTTGCGGTAAACATCGTGATGTATGCGCTGACCAATTGA
- a CDS encoding AAA family ATPase: MTQQAPDSAAAIEQRVAKLDDLRGAIATAIVGQGDVVEQLLIGLLAGGHCLLEGVPGLGKTLLVRTLGEALRLDFRRVQFTPDLMPSDILGTELLEEDHGTGHRSFRFQQGPVFTNLLLADELNRTPPKTQAALLEAMQEKTVSYGGQTYQLPRPFFVLATQNPLEQAGTYPLPEAQLDRFLLLVRVEYPTAAEERAILSMTTGTAAEAVPCVMEAGDVLALQADVRGVYLSDDLLEWITTLVRATRPGDAHAPQAVADYVRWGAGPRAGQALVLCAKARALLHGRFAATREDIAMLAAPVLRHRMLLSFAAEAEGRSADDIVAALLAHLPPPAA, from the coding sequence GTGACACAGCAGGCCCCCGACAGCGCCGCCGCCATCGAACAGCGCGTCGCCAAGCTTGACGATCTGCGCGGCGCGATTGCGACCGCGATCGTGGGGCAGGGCGATGTGGTCGAACAATTGCTGATCGGGTTGCTCGCGGGCGGGCATTGCCTGCTCGAAGGCGTGCCGGGCCTCGGCAAGACGCTGCTGGTGCGCACGCTGGGCGAGGCGCTGCGGCTCGATTTCCGGCGGGTGCAGTTCACCCCCGATCTTATGCCATCCGATATTCTCGGCACCGAGCTGCTCGAGGAAGACCACGGCACCGGCCACCGCAGCTTCCGGTTCCAGCAGGGCCCGGTTTTCACCAACCTGCTGCTCGCCGACGAACTCAACCGCACGCCCCCCAAGACGCAGGCGGCGCTGCTGGAAGCGATGCAGGAAAAGACCGTCAGCTACGGCGGGCAGACCTATCAATTGCCGCGGCCGTTCTTCGTGCTGGCGACGCAGAACCCGCTCGAACAGGCGGGCACCTATCCGCTGCCCGAGGCCCAGCTCGATCGCTTCCTGCTGCTGGTACGCGTCGAATATCCCACCGCTGCTGAAGAGCGCGCGATCCTGTCGATGACGACGGGCACGGCGGCGGAGGCGGTGCCTTGCGTGATGGAAGCGGGCGATGTGCTGGCGCTGCAGGCCGATGTGCGCGGGGTCTATCTGAGCGACGATCTGCTCGAATGGATCACCACGCTGGTGCGCGCGACGCGCCCCGGTGATGCGCATGCGCCGCAGGCTGTCGCCGATTACGTGCGCTGGGGCGCCGGCCCGCGCGCCGGACAGGCGCTGGTGTTGTGTGCCAAGGCGCGCGCGCTGCTCCACGGGCGGTTTGCCGCCACGCGCGAGGATATCGCGATGCTGGCCGCCCCCGTGCTGCGCCACCGCATGCTGCTTTCCTTCGCTGCCGAAGCCGAGGGGCGCAGCGCCGACGATATCGTGGCCGCGCTGCTCGCTCACCTGCCGCCGCCTGCGGCCTGA
- a CDS encoding DUF58 domain-containing protein translates to MTRAPLTIPPEVRSRLRRLALRTRRDRGDAGFGMHASRNKGSGIEFSQYRSYEPGDEPRRIDWKLFARSDRFFVREAEQESPVSVWVLIDASASMAQADRARPGWSRLDAAKLIALCIAELATMQGDRFGWITPKQGALGLADPRRGRAQMARMQVDFARLGASGTFADSATLAPLWNRIAARDLVIFLSDCFDEGGIAMIERLARAGREVLSVQMLTAEERDFPFHGGFRFRDPETGEELVTDGAMLRETFLERFAAAREALAARLDAAGIRHAAYVLDQPVDAPLQSFFAAKGRAA, encoded by the coding sequence ATGACCCGCGCGCCGCTCACCATCCCGCCCGAGGTGCGCAGCCGGCTGCGGCGGCTCGCCTTGCGCACCCGGCGCGACAGGGGCGATGCCGGGTTCGGGATGCACGCCAGCCGCAACAAGGGTTCGGGTATCGAATTCTCGCAATACCGCAGCTACGAACCCGGCGACGAGCCCCGCCGGATCGATTGGAAACTGTTCGCGCGCTCGGACCGGTTCTTCGTCCGCGAGGCCGAGCAGGAAAGCCCGGTTTCGGTCTGGGTACTGATCGATGCCAGCGCCTCGATGGCGCAGGCCGACCGCGCCCGGCCCGGTTGGTCGCGGCTCGATGCAGCCAAGCTCATCGCGCTGTGCATCGCCGAACTCGCCACGATGCAGGGCGATCGCTTTGGCTGGATCACGCCGAAGCAAGGCGCGCTGGGGCTTGCCGATCCCCGCCGCGGGCGCGCACAGATGGCGCGGATGCAGGTCGATTTTGCGCGGCTTGGCGCAAGCGGCACCTTTGCCGACTCAGCAACGCTCGCGCCCTTGTGGAACCGGATCGCCGCGCGCGATCTCGTGATTTTCCTGTCCGACTGTTTCGACGAGGGCGGGATCGCGATGATCGAACGTCTCGCGCGCGCCGGGCGCGAGGTTCTCAGCGTGCAGATGCTCACCGCCGAAGAGCGTGACTTTCCCTTCCATGGCGGCTTCCGGTTTCGCGACCCCGAAACGGGCGAGGAACTGGTGACCGACGGCGCGATGCTGCGCGAAACCTTCCTCGAGCGCTTTGCCGCTGCGCGCGAAGCCTTGGCTGCGCGGCTCGATGCCGCTGGAATCCGCCACGCCGCCTATGTGCTCGACCAGCCGGTCGATGCGCCGTTGCAGTCGTTCTTCGCAGCCAAGGGCCGCGCCGCATGA
- a CDS encoding BatA domain-containing protein, which yields MTPLLLAPLGLLALAALAVPLAIHIHRRTEEIPLDFAALRWLDPRPRPRSRLRLDEWLLLALRLLIVAALALLLARPAVLGWEDDGPRVLAAPGVDVAAARAAAGEEADLRWIAPGFPLVGERTSPASALIPVSSLIRQYDAELPEGAALTILVPPVLGSVDAEKLRLTRNVDWRIIAAPAAAAAPAAPPVPALALRYAEGKSGALRFFRAASSAWGGKAGFDASTASDLPERGTVLVWLKPGRVPAAVSDWVSAGGTALLAAEAEIAMPATTAPLWRDEGGAVLAEGGALGEGRLIRFTRPLAPAAMPDLVAGSFPAALRDMIAAPAPAPARVDAAGFAPMAGAAPFPLLPRELGEWFALLIAALFLAERWIASRAARFAP from the coding sequence ATGACACCGCTGCTGCTTGCGCCGCTGGGCCTGCTGGCGCTGGCCGCGCTCGCGGTGCCGCTGGCAATCCATATTCACCGCCGCACCGAGGAGATTCCGCTCGATTTTGCGGCGCTGCGCTGGCTCGATCCGCGCCCGCGTCCACGCAGCCGGCTGCGGCTCGACGAATGGCTGCTGCTGGCGCTGCGCTTGCTGATCGTTGCCGCCCTCGCATTGCTGCTCGCGCGGCCCGCGGTGCTGGGGTGGGAGGATGATGGCCCCCGCGTGCTCGCCGCGCCGGGGGTGGATGTTGCCGCTGCACGCGCGGCTGCCGGGGAGGAAGCCGACCTGCGCTGGATCGCACCGGGTTTTCCGCTGGTGGGCGAGCGCACTTCGCCCGCCTCTGCCTTGATCCCGGTGTCCAGTCTGATCCGCCAGTATGATGCCGAACTGCCGGAAGGTGCTGCGCTGACGATCCTCGTCCCGCCGGTTCTTGGCAGCGTCGATGCCGAAAAGCTGCGGCTGACCCGCAATGTCGACTGGCGCATCATCGCCGCGCCCGCCGCCGCCGCCGCCCCCGCTGCGCCGCCCGTGCCTGCGCTTGCGCTGCGTTACGCCGAAGGGAAAAGCGGCGCCTTGCGGTTCTTCCGCGCGGCCTCATCAGCGTGGGGCGGGAAGGCCGGTTTCGATGCCTCGACCGCAAGCGATCTGCCGGAGCGCGGCACGGTGCTGGTATGGCTGAAGCCGGGCCGCGTGCCTGCGGCTGTCAGCGACTGGGTCAGCGCCGGTGGCACCGCGCTGCTCGCCGCCGAGGCCGAGATCGCCATGCCTGCCACCACCGCGCCGCTGTGGCGGGACGAGGGCGGGGCGGTGCTGGCCGAAGGCGGGGCGCTGGGCGAAGGCAGGCTGATCCGTTTCACGCGGCCGCTTGCGCCTGCTGCCATGCCCGATCTGGTCGCGGGGAGCTTTCCGGCAGCCTTGCGCGATATGATCGCCGCCCCTGCGCCAGCGCCCGCGCGTGTCGATGCGGCGGGCTTTGCGCCGATGGCAGGAGCAGCGCCCTTTCCGCTTCTGCCGCGCGAGCTTGGCGAATGGTTTGCGCTACTCATCGCCGCGTTGTTCCTCGCCGAACGCTGGATCGCCAGCCGCGCCGCGCGGTTCGCGCCGTGA
- a CDS encoding DUF4175 family protein — MSNMPDPAHWLAPARRRAALGAVLVWSPLALVCAALVFVLAGTWSTVAMLVVSALAVVWAARAAAARFDAQWLILRLNAREAALEDSAALVFGGQPLAGIEQLQARRIAARIAALDPAGLADDLAQRRIALAWMLAAAALAAIAVWYSQEPAVPPLSPADPATAPAAPGAPRLVGQRVRIIPPAYTRLPPRYSDSLDIRAPQGSRIEWTFAFDPEPAAAAVQLVGGQAIPLTRASEGWVGGVRLDIPSLYRLTAEGLGAQQPVHRLEPIADDPPQVRVIEPASGLATMRPGQSRWRVVFEASDDYAVAAGARAAITTAIGEGENVRFAERSITVTGTGDPRRRRFAINLPLGGFGLQPGSDLVVQLTVADTREGAPQVVRGPGVILRYPAPRLAEVAGLDLMAKQQMPAYFRSQRQVIIDTEALIRQRRSLSADEFLVRSDTIGVDQRLLRLRYGQFVGMEAEETPRPPLPVSDKEDGAPPEPDHYDGDGHDHGEAPENPTFGGLGNVLAEFGHTHDESEAATLLDPDTRALLKLALDAMWEAEVNLRTGKPEAALPFENTALDYIKRIQQATRIYLPRVGTQLPPVDMARRMTGKREGIVGRGAVLEPFAIADAVPATAWRALAAAGAIDLAGLDQWLRVNSARLRDPLSVLAAVDGLRSAPSSKAAREKLRAQLWSVLTRPPATVRRRPDGGDMGRRYAGGLR; from the coding sequence GTGAGCAACATGCCCGATCCCGCGCACTGGCTTGCGCCCGCCCGCCGCCGCGCGGCACTCGGCGCTGTGCTTGTGTGGAGCCCGCTGGCGTTGGTTTGTGCCGCGCTGGTGTTCGTGCTGGCCGGTACGTGGTCAACCGTGGCGATGCTGGTGGTCAGCGCGCTTGCCGTTGTTTGGGCGGCGCGCGCTGCGGCTGCGCGGTTCGATGCGCAGTGGCTGATCCTGCGTCTTAACGCGCGCGAAGCCGCGCTAGAGGACAGCGCCGCGCTGGTCTTCGGCGGGCAGCCGCTCGCCGGGATCGAACAGCTTCAGGCGCGGCGCATCGCTGCGCGGATTGCCGCGCTCGACCCCGCCGGCCTTGCCGATGATCTGGCGCAGCGCCGCATCGCGCTGGCCTGGATGCTAGCCGCTGCTGCGCTTGCAGCGATTGCAGTATGGTATTCGCAAGAGCCTGCGGTGCCCCCGCTTTCCCCGGCGGACCCGGCCACGGCCCCCGCCGCGCCTGGCGCGCCGCGGCTTGTCGGCCAGCGCGTGCGGATCATCCCGCCTGCCTACACGCGCCTGCCGCCGCGCTATTCCGACAGCCTCGACATCCGTGCGCCGCAGGGTTCGCGGATCGAGTGGACTTTTGCCTTCGATCCCGAACCCGCCGCCGCCGCCGTGCAACTGGTCGGGGGTCAGGCGATCCCGCTCACACGCGCGAGTGAGGGATGGGTGGGCGGAGTGCGGCTCGACATCCCTTCGCTCTATCGCCTGACCGCCGAGGGCCTCGGCGCACAGCAGCCCGTGCACCGGCTCGAACCCATCGCGGATGATCCCCCGCAGGTGCGCGTGATCGAGCCTGCCTCGGGCCTTGCCACGATGCGCCCGGGGCAGAGCCGCTGGCGCGTGGTGTTCGAGGCATCGGACGATTACGCGGTCGCGGCGGGGGCTCGCGCCGCGATCACCACCGCGATCGGCGAGGGCGAGAACGTGCGTTTTGCCGAGCGCAGCATCACCGTCACCGGAACCGGCGATCCGCGCCGCCGCCGCTTTGCGATCAACCTGCCGCTTGGCGGATTCGGCCTTCAGCCCGGGAGCGATCTGGTGGTGCAACTGACCGTTGCCGACACCCGCGAAGGCGCGCCGCAAGTGGTGCGCGGGCCGGGCGTGATCCTTCGCTACCCGGCGCCCAGACTCGCCGAGGTGGCGGGTCTCGACCTCATGGCGAAGCAGCAGATGCCCGCCTATTTCCGCAGCCAGCGGCAAGTCATCATCGATACCGAGGCGCTGATCCGCCAGCGCCGCAGCCTTTCCGCCGACGAATTCCTCGTCCGCTCCGACACGATCGGGGTCGATCAGCGGCTGCTGCGGCTGCGATACGGACAGTTCGTTGGCATGGAAGCGGAGGAAACCCCGCGCCCGCCGCTGCCCGTCAGCGACAAGGAAGATGGCGCGCCGCCCGAGCCCGATCATTACGACGGCGACGGCCACGATCACGGCGAAGCGCCCGAAAACCCGACCTTCGGCGGGCTCGGCAATGTGCTCGCCGAATTCGGCCATACGCATGACGAAAGCGAAGCGGCGACGCTGCTCGATCCCGATACCCGCGCGCTCTTGAAGCTGGCGCTCGATGCGATGTGGGAGGCAGAGGTCAATCTGCGCACCGGCAAGCCCGAGGCCGCGCTGCCGTTCGAGAACACCGCGCTCGATTACATCAAGCGTATCCAGCAGGCGACGCGGATCTATCTGCCGCGCGTGGGCACGCAGTTGCCGCCGGTCGATATGGCGCGGCGGATGACGGGCAAGCGCGAAGGCATCGTCGGGCGCGGCGCGGTGCTGGAGCCGTTTGCGATCGCCGATGCGGTGCCGGCAACCGCGTGGCGCGCGCTGGCGGCGGCGGGCGCGATCGATCTGGCCGGGCTCGACCAGTGGCTGCGCGTCAACAGCGCGCGGCTGCGCGATCCGCTGAGCGTGCTGGCCGCGGTCGATGGCCTGCGCAGCGCGCCATCATCCAAGGCCGCGCGCGAAAAACTGCGCGCGCAGTTGTGGAGCGTGCTCACGCGGCCCCCTGCGACAGTGCGGCGGCGTCCGGATGGCGGTGATATGGGCCGCCGCTATGCCGGGGGCCTGCGATGA
- a CDS encoding NAD-dependent epimerase/dehydratase family protein translates to MRTVFVTGSAGFIGYHLSALLLAEGFRVVGYDGMTDYYDVRLKQRRHQMLLQHPNFSCTEGLLEDFETLHALALAEKPDVIVHLAAQAGVRYSLENPRAYVDANLVGAFNVMECARELGVQHLLMASTSSVYGAETDMPFREAQKVDTPLTLYAATKKANEAMAHSYAHLWNLPTTMFRFFTVYGPWGRPDMALFKFTRGILEGTPIDIYNDGAMYRDFTYVTDLVRGIRLLIDAAPVRPESPEDIADGDSLSPAAPYRVVNIGNGDKVRLLDFVEAIEAECGRAAIRNYLPMQKGDVPATWADASLLRALTGYAPQTPFREGVAQFVAWYREYYGV, encoded by the coding sequence ATGCGCACTGTTTTCGTCACGGGGTCAGCCGGGTTCATCGGGTATCACCTGTCGGCGCTGTTGCTGGCCGAGGGGTTCCGCGTCGTCGGTTATGACGGGATGACGGACTATTACGATGTCCGGCTGAAACAGCGGCGGCACCAGATGCTGCTCCAGCATCCGAACTTTTCCTGCACCGAGGGGCTGCTGGAGGATTTCGAGACACTGCACGCGCTGGCGCTGGCGGAAAAGCCCGATGTGATCGTTCATCTCGCCGCGCAGGCGGGGGTGCGCTACAGCCTCGAAAACCCGCGTGCCTATGTCGATGCCAATCTGGTCGGCGCGTTCAACGTGATGGAATGCGCGCGCGAGCTTGGCGTCCAACACCTGCTGATGGCCTCGACCTCATCGGTTTACGGGGCCGAGACCGACATGCCGTTCCGCGAAGCGCAGAAGGTCGACACGCCGCTCACGCTCTACGCCGCGACCAAGAAGGCGAACGAGGCGATGGCGCATTCCTACGCGCACCTCTGGAACCTGCCGACCACGATGTTCCGGTTCTTCACGGTCTACGGGCCCTGGGGACGGCCCGACATGGCGCTGTTCAAGTTCACGCGCGGGATCCTCGAAGGCACGCCGATCGACATCTACAACGACGGCGCGATGTACCGCGATTTCACTTACGTTACCGATCTGGTGCGCGGGATCCGGCTGCTGATCGATGCCGCCCCGGTGCGGCCCGAGAGCCCGGAGGACATCGCGGACGGCGACAGCCTTTCCCCGGCTGCGCCCTACCGCGTGGTCAATATCGGCAATGGCGACAAGGTGCGGTTGCTCGATTTCGTCGAGGCGATCGAAGCCGAATGCGGGCGCGCCGCGATCCGCAACTACCTGCCGATGCAGAAAGGCGATGTGCCCGCGACCTGGGCTGATGCCTCGCTGCTCAGGGCGCTCACCGGCTACGCCCCGCAAACGCCGTTTCGCGAAGGCGTCGCGCAGTTCGTTGCGTGGTACCGCGAATATTACGGGGTGTGA
- a CDS encoding UbiA family prenyltransferase: MMIIPNGHTGQDEPPYSDCDPREEHDKAKALTPVSKADQRAMEGMPIHGRSSNSMLWRNIVSALRVPQWSKNLLIFAPVSVTRSFDAQTVFDAATAFVAFCLAASATYVVNDLVDREADRNHHHKRYRVFASGQMSPPAGFALIAALGMAAALLATRLPWQFGVALLLYVAGSLAYSLVLKRMLAIDVVTIACLYVLRIVAGDEAIGAQFDGIDSSNWILGFCCLFFLSLALVKRCSDLSAIRAEVDGRMAGRSYRTEDFPVLMAFSAASAMASIAILMRYIDSKTVTESYRNPDTLWLVVPVIVFWLLRMILLANRGKIREDPVVFTFKDRKSQICTLAVALIAFAAV; the protein is encoded by the coding sequence ATGATGATCATCCCGAATGGTCACACCGGCCAAGACGAACCGCCCTATAGTGATTGCGACCCCCGAGAGGAGCACGACAAAGCAAAGGCGCTGACACCCGTGAGCAAGGCAGACCAAAGAGCGATGGAAGGCATGCCGATACACGGCAGATCGTCCAACAGCATGTTGTGGCGGAATATTGTCTCGGCGCTACGTGTCCCGCAATGGTCGAAGAACCTGCTGATCTTCGCCCCCGTATCGGTCACCCGGTCATTCGACGCGCAGACAGTCTTCGACGCGGCGACGGCTTTCGTCGCCTTCTGCCTCGCTGCTTCGGCAACCTATGTCGTCAACGACCTTGTCGACCGCGAAGCCGACCGCAATCACCATCACAAGCGGTACAGGGTGTTTGCATCTGGCCAGATGTCGCCGCCTGCGGGCTTTGCGCTCATAGCCGCACTCGGGATGGCGGCGGCTCTGCTTGCAACCCGCCTGCCATGGCAGTTCGGGGTTGCCCTGCTGCTCTATGTGGCTGGCTCTCTTGCCTACTCGCTGGTGCTGAAGCGGATGCTGGCGATCGATGTCGTGACGATCGCCTGTCTTTACGTCTTGCGGATTGTCGCAGGCGACGAGGCGATCGGCGCGCAATTCGACGGGATCGATTCATCGAACTGGATCCTCGGCTTTTGCTGCCTGTTTTTCCTGTCACTCGCGCTCGTCAAACGGTGCTCGGACCTTTCTGCGATCCGCGCAGAAGTCGACGGGCGCATGGCCGGGCGCTCCTATAGGACCGAGGACTTCCCCGTCCTGATGGCGTTCTCGGCGGCTTCCGCGATGGCCTCGATCGCGATCCTGATGCGGTATATTGATTCAAAGACCGTCACGGAAAGTTACCGCAATCCCGATACGCTGTGGCTTGTCGTGCCGGTGATTGTTTTCTGGCTGCTGCGCATGATCCTGTTGGCGAACCGCGGCAAGATCAGGGAAGACCCGGTGGTTTTCACCTTCAAGGATCGCAAAAGTCAGATTTGCACGCTGGCTGTGGCGCTGATCGCTTTTGCTGCGGTCTGA
- a CDS encoding acyltransferase: MSGGIELSVGSIPAAVQSSAPAKAARLEYLDGFRGVAIIFVVLIHANNAMLQRGVALTPDAFSPVWTAFHILSHNATVYFALISGILYAYRLHDKPHAAFLRSRFEAVIIPYVLVSTGLTALMLAMAARRSGEWPRAHEALLRIIGNILTGDAWNHLWYIPVVAILYLISPLLLRAVENPRTGRVFAVTMVCLPLVFSRTATDITIAMLVYFSGVYTAGLVIGRDPERILARLSRSIAPLSFVAAGAAVTVWLLDRSGIEFAGPVSFRESAIYVLRMSLAVLMLIGLRAGMGSLGPAARRALDRIAAYSFGIYFLHAPLLRPIVGVIGPLVPAGNPAWALVLAVMASFVTALVLTWLVVHVVKIAAGNRSKFLVGS; the protein is encoded by the coding sequence ATGAGCGGCGGGATAGAGCTTTCAGTGGGATCGATCCCGGCGGCGGTGCAGTCCTCGGCCCCGGCTAAGGCGGCTCGTCTCGAATACCTCGACGGATTTCGCGGGGTGGCGATCATATTCGTCGTGCTGATCCACGCCAACAATGCGATGTTGCAACGCGGTGTCGCGCTGACCCCTGACGCGTTCTCACCGGTCTGGACGGCTTTTCACATCCTGTCGCACAACGCGACCGTCTACTTCGCGCTGATATCGGGCATACTTTACGCCTATCGCCTTCACGACAAGCCGCACGCCGCCTTTCTGCGTTCCCGCTTCGAGGCGGTCATCATTCCCTACGTCCTGGTGTCGACGGGGCTGACCGCGCTCATGCTTGCGATGGCGGCCCGCCGCAGCGGCGAATGGCCCCGCGCCCATGAAGCGCTGCTTCGGATCATCGGCAATATCCTGACCGGCGATGCCTGGAATCATCTGTGGTACATTCCGGTCGTGGCGATCCTTTACCTGATCAGCCCATTGCTTTTGCGGGCGGTGGAAAATCCGCGCACGGGCCGCGTATTCGCGGTGACGATGGTTTGCCTGCCCTTGGTGTTTTCGCGGACCGCGACAGATATCACCATTGCGATGCTGGTGTATTTCTCCGGCGTTTACACGGCGGGCCTTGTCATCGGACGCGATCCCGAGAGGATCCTCGCGCGCCTGTCACGCAGCATCGCCCCGCTTTCGTTTGTCGCCGCAGGCGCGGCTGTCACGGTGTGGTTGCTGGACCGTTCGGGGATCGAGTTTGCAGGGCCGGTTTCGTTCCGCGAAAGCGCGATCTATGTGCTGCGGATGAGCCTTGCCGTTCTGATGCTGATCGGGCTGCGGGCTGGAATGGGGTCGCTCGGCCCGGCCGCGCGGCGTGCGCTGGACCGGATCGCCGCCTATTCGTTCGGGATCTATTTCCTGCACGCGCCGCTGCTTCGCCCGATTGTAGGCGTGATCGGCCCGCTGGTTCCGGCAGGCAATCCGGCATGGGCGCTGGTGCTCGCTGTCATGGCGTCATTCGTTACAGCGCTGGTGCTGACATGGCTGGTCGTTCACGTCGTGAAGATCGCTGCGGGCAACAGATCCAAATTCCTCGTCGGCAGCTGA
- a CDS encoding PIG-L deacetylase family protein, protein MIETFGRVLVVAPHPDDEVLGCGGTIARLTATGIEVHVLVATVGKPPRYTADSVAQVQAEMRRAHAVLGVHETHLLDLPAAELDTVPASRINAAVGDVIAGVQPDTLFLPFFGDIHTDHQLIFTAAMVAARPRSTTAARRILCYETLSETNWYAPPVTPAFVPDIFIGISDTLERKIEAFRHFESQVRPFPDERSVEAIEALARLRGATAFLFAAEAFVNIRQIIQ, encoded by the coding sequence ATGATTGAAACATTCGGGCGCGTGCTGGTCGTTGCCCCCCACCCCGACGATGAGGTGCTGGGGTGCGGCGGAACGATTGCGCGGCTGACGGCCACGGGCATTGAGGTTCATGTCCTGGTCGCAACCGTAGGCAAGCCTCCGCGCTATACCGCCGACAGCGTCGCGCAGGTTCAGGCCGAAATGCGCCGCGCGCATGCGGTTCTGGGCGTGCACGAGACGCATCTGCTCGATCTTCCGGCGGCCGAGCTCGACACGGTTCCTGCCAGCCGCATCAATGCAGCGGTCGGCGACGTCATCGCCGGCGTGCAACCCGACACGCTGTTCCTGCCATTTTTCGGCGATATCCACACCGATCATCAGCTCATCTTTACCGCGGCGATGGTCGCAGCCCGGCCGCGCAGCACGACAGCCGCGCGGCGTATCCTGTGTTACGAAACCCTCTCGGAAACCAACTGGTATGCGCCGCCGGTGACACCAGCTTTCGTGCCGGACATATTCATCGGTATCTCCGACACTCTCGAACGGAAGATCGAAGCTTTCCGGCACTTCGAGAGCCAGGTCCGACCGTTCCCGGACGAACGCTCGGTCGAAGCGATCGAGGCGCTTGCGCGGCTGCGGGGTGCCACAGCATTCCTGTTCGCAGCGGAAGCTTTTGTAAATATTCGCCAAATTATCCAGTAA
- a CDS encoding methionyl-tRNA formyltransferase, with the protein MRAAVIGAVGSTAVLLDALRDAVGWEVPIIVTLPTDQYHRHSDVVELAPYAKTLGARLYRTAKTNDPATLAAIEAARPDYLFVVGWSQLCSDAFLALRPGKVIGYHPSALPRLRGRGVLGWTILLDERITAGSLFWMAGGVDDGDLLAQKFFHLAGDTTVAELYDRHMECLREMLAEVLPMLQIGTERRVKQDERFATWATRRTPADGLISWHRSARDIDRLVRAAGRPYPGAFCYARGRKLVVSASRIEPDEKRYHAIIGQIVERSDRGLCVQTADGMLLLTDWEIEGGDAPPLHTVLRSDPGHD; encoded by the coding sequence ATGCGGGCAGCGGTCATCGGGGCGGTCGGCAGCACCGCGGTACTTCTGGACGCATTGCGCGATGCCGTTGGCTGGGAGGTGCCGATCATCGTCACGTTGCCAACGGACCAGTATCACCGCCATTCCGATGTGGTCGAACTCGCCCCCTATGCCAAGACGCTGGGGGCCAGACTGTACCGCACGGCAAAGACGAACGATCCTGCAACGCTTGCGGCGATCGAAGCTGCCCGCCCCGATTATCTCTTCGTGGTTGGTTGGTCGCAGCTGTGTTCGGACGCGTTCCTCGCTTTGCGACCCGGGAAGGTCATCGGCTATCATCCGTCGGCCTTGCCCCGATTGCGTGGCCGCGGCGTGCTTGGCTGGACAATCCTGCTTGACGAAAGGATCACTGCCGGAAGCCTGTTCTGGATGGCAGGCGGGGTCGACGACGGCGATCTGCTAGCCCAGAAATTCTTTCATCTGGCCGGCGATACCACGGTTGCCGAGCTTTACGACCGACACATGGAATGCCTGCGCGAAATGCTCGCAGAGGTTTTGCCGATGCTGCAGATCGGCACGGAGCGGCGCGTCAAACAGGACGAACGCTTTGCGACATGGGCGACAAGGCGCACACCTGCCGACGGGCTTATATCTTGGCATAGAAGCGCGCGGGACATCGACCGGCTGGTTCGCGCGGCAGGTCGCCCCTATCCCGGGGCATTCTGCTATGCGCGCGGGCGCAAACTGGTGGTCTCGGCCAGCAGGATCGAGCCGGATGAAAAGCGATACCACGCGATCATCGGCCAGATTGTCGAACGCAGCGATCGTGGTCTTTGCGTCCAGACCGCGGACGGCATGCTGCTGCTGACTGATTGGGAAATCGAAGGCGGCGACGCCCCTCCCCTTCACACCGTGCTGCGGAGCGACCCTGGCCATGATTGA